From Streptomyces sp. TLI_105, the proteins below share one genomic window:
- a CDS encoding LLM class flavin-dependent oxidoreductase: protein MQFGIFTVGDVTTDPTTGRTPTEHERIKDTVAIALKAEEVGLDVFATGEHHNPPFVPSSPTTLLGHIAARTENLILSTSTTLITTNDPVKIAEDYATLQHLADGRVDLMMGRGNTGPVYPWFGQDIRQGIPLAIENYALLHKLWREDVVDWEGRFRSALQGFTSTPRPLDGVPPFVWHGSIRSPEIAEQAAYYGDGFFANHIFWPKQHTEKMVRLYRRRYAHYGHGTPEQAIVGLGGQVFLRKNSQDAVREFRPYFDNAPVYGHGPSLEEFSRETPLTVGSPQEVIERTLSFREYVGDYQRQLFLVDHAGLPLKTVLEQLDLLGEEVVPVLRKEFANLRPAGVPETAPLHPAVTRTTQEV from the coding sequence ATGCAGTTCGGGATCTTCACCGTCGGCGACGTGACGACCGACCCCACCACCGGCCGCACCCCCACCGAGCACGAGCGCATCAAGGACACCGTCGCGATCGCGCTCAAGGCGGAGGAGGTCGGGCTCGACGTCTTCGCGACCGGCGAGCACCACAACCCGCCGTTCGTCCCGTCCTCCCCGACGACGCTCCTCGGGCACATAGCCGCCCGCACGGAGAACCTGATCCTGTCGACCTCCACCACCCTGATCACCACCAACGACCCGGTGAAGATCGCCGAGGACTACGCGACCCTCCAGCACCTCGCCGACGGCCGCGTGGACCTGATGATGGGCCGCGGCAACACCGGCCCGGTCTACCCGTGGTTCGGCCAGGACATCCGCCAGGGCATCCCGCTCGCCATCGAGAACTACGCGCTCCTCCACAAGCTGTGGAGGGAGGACGTGGTCGACTGGGAGGGCAGGTTCCGCAGCGCCCTCCAGGGCTTCACGTCCACCCCGCGCCCCCTCGACGGCGTCCCGCCGTTCGTCTGGCACGGCTCCATCCGCTCCCCCGAGATCGCCGAACAGGCCGCCTACTACGGCGACGGCTTCTTCGCGAACCACATCTTCTGGCCCAAGCAGCACACCGAGAAGATGGTCCGGCTCTACCGCCGGCGGTACGCGCACTACGGCCACGGCACCCCCGAGCAGGCGATCGTCGGCCTCGGCGGCCAGGTCTTCCTGCGGAAGAACTCGCAGGACGCGGTACGGGAGTTCCGCCCGTACTTCGACAACGCGCCGGTCTACGGCCACGGCCCCTCCCTGGAGGAGTTCAGCCGCGAGACCCCGCTGACCGTCGGCTCCCCGCAGGAGGTCATCGAGCGCACCCTGTCCTTCCGCGAGTACGTCGGCGACTACCAGCGCCAGCTGTTCCTCGTCGACCACGCCGGACTGCCCCTCAAGACGGTCCTGGAACAGCTCGACCTGCTCGGCGAGGAGGTCGTCCCGGTGCTGCGCAAGGAGTTCGCGAACCTGCGGCCCGCCGGGGTGCCGGAGACCGCCCCGCTCCACCCCGCCGTCACCCGCACCACCCAGGAGGTCTGA